From one Selenomonadales bacterium genomic stretch:
- a CDS encoding MATE family efflux transporter, protein GKIKSLLTVFLPIFIAQVAFTATGFFDTVMSGQTGEAQLAGVAVGTNIWAPVFVGMVGVIGGLTPIFAQKYGARRMEELSALFMQAVYMAVLMTVFVLGLGFAFVDMILAQMTLDAEVARVTRGYLLAIGTGVLPMFVVSSMRNYIDAQGFTRISMIITLICVPFNIFMNWLLIFGKWGFPALGGVGAGVASSLMYWLALVLAVGVLKTMEPFKGQKVFRLPRPDVRAWLDELKTGLPIGGSIFVEMSIFCLVGLLITEYGTSVIAAHQSALNFSSFIYMIPLSIGSAMTILVGFEVGAKRNRDAKVYTRIGIGMALAIACCTAVGLMSFTREVAGLYTSEEHLLPLLESFLVYAVFFQVSDAIAAPIQGALRGYKDVTVTMVMAIIAYWVIGLPVGYLLAQNGYEAYGYWVGFITGIAVSAVLLFLRMRYLQKNKFPEE, encoded by the coding sequence AGGTAAGATCAAGAGCCTTCTGACGGTGTTTTTGCCCATCTTCATCGCGCAGGTGGCATTCACGGCGACGGGCTTTTTCGATACGGTGATGAGCGGTCAGACAGGAGAGGCACAGCTTGCAGGCGTGGCGGTCGGGACGAATATCTGGGCACCTGTGTTCGTCGGCATGGTCGGTGTGATCGGCGGTCTGACACCTATCTTCGCACAGAAGTACGGTGCGCGCAGGATGGAGGAGCTGTCTGCGCTTTTTATGCAGGCTGTCTATATGGCGGTGCTGATGACGGTGTTCGTGCTGGGGCTCGGATTCGCGTTCGTCGATATGATACTGGCGCAGATGACGCTCGATGCGGAGGTAGCGCGCGTGACACGCGGGTATCTCCTCGCGATCGGGACGGGGGTACTCCCTATGTTCGTCGTGTCGTCGATGCGTAACTATATCGATGCGCAAGGGTTCACACGCATCTCGATGATCATCACGCTCATCTGTGTGCCGTTCAATATCTTTATGAACTGGCTTTTGATCTTCGGCAAGTGGGGCTTTCCCGCGCTCGGCGGTGTCGGTGCAGGGGTGGCATCGAGTTTGATGTACTGGCTCGCGCTCGTTCTCGCTGTCGGTGTGCTGAAGACGATGGAGCCGTTCAAAGGACAAAAGGTGTTTCGTCTGCCGCGTCCCGATGTGCGTGCATGGCTCGATGAGCTGAAGACGGGGCTTCCCATCGGCGGAAGTATCTTCGTCGAGATGAGCATCTTTTGCTTGGTGGGACTTCTTATCACCGAGTACGGCACGAGCGTCATTGCCGCACATCAGTCGGCACTCAACTTTTCTTCGTTTATCTATATGATACCGCTCAGCATCGGGTCGGCGATGACGATCCTCGTCGGGTTCGAGGTCGGAGCAAAGCGCAATCGCGATGCGAAGGTCTATACGCGTATCGGTATCGGTATGGCACTTGCCATCGCGTGCTGTACGGCTGTCGGTCTGATGAGCTTCACGCGCGAGGTCGCAGGCCTCTATACGTCGGAGGAGCATCTTCTTCCGCTTCTCGAATCGTTCCTCGTCTACGCTGTCTTCTTCCAAGTGTCGGATGCCATTGCCGCACCGATACAGGGGGCATTGCGCGGATATAAGGACGTTACTGTTACGATGGTCATGGCTATCATCGCCTACTGGGTCATCGGTCTGCCTGTCGGCTATCTCCTCGCACAGAACGGCTATGAGGCGTACGGCTACTGGGTCGGCTTCATCACAGGCATCGCCGTCAGCGCGGTACTTCTGTTTCTGCGTATGCGCTACCTCCAGAAAAACAAGTTCCCTGAGGAATAG